The proteins below come from a single Gordonia pseudamarae genomic window:
- a CDS encoding RDD family protein, protein MSERAARDRPPAADGRAVRDSDRPAGIVSRGIAAIVDVVVVMLILVGCYFVVVVWRLLTSVRHFAFPQMDSVFTVAGFVVISVVYLASCWAVSGRTPGAVLMGLRVVDRRGKTPRPMTAVLRALFCTFFAAGLFWSAIDARRRSVPDVVMRTRVVYSR, encoded by the coding sequence ATGAGTGAGCGTGCCGCGCGGGACCGGCCACCCGCCGCCGACGGTCGCGCCGTACGCGACAGCGACAGGCCCGCAGGCATCGTCAGCCGTGGAATCGCGGCGATCGTCGACGTCGTCGTGGTCATGCTGATACTTGTGGGCTGCTATTTCGTCGTGGTGGTGTGGCGTCTGCTCACCTCGGTCAGGCACTTCGCCTTCCCCCAGATGGACTCGGTGTTCACCGTCGCCGGGTTCGTGGTCATCTCGGTGGTGTATCTCGCCTCCTGCTGGGCGGTTTCCGGCCGCACGCCCGGCGCGGTATTGATGGGTCTGCGGGTGGTCGACCGGCGCGGAAAGACGCCGCGGCCGATGACCGCCGTCCTGCGGGCCCTGTTCTGCACGTTTTTCGCGGCCGGGCTGTTCTGGTCGGCGATCGACGCGCGCAGAAGATCGGTGCCCGACGTGGTCATGCGTACTCGGGTCGTCTACTCGCGTTGA
- a CDS encoding UvrD-helicase domain-containing protein, giving the protein MTISARTPASTDTSDPGAHLLEGLNPQQREAVLHAGAPLLIVAGAGSGKTSVLTRRIAYLLAARDVTPGQVLAITFTNKAAAEMRERVIDLVGPRATYMWVSTFHSTCVRILRAQSSLLAPINSNFSIYDADDSKRLLGMIIGDLNLDPKKFSPRGVGAAISNFKNELISPEDAIDAAPDDQPSAADIARIYAEYQRRLRAANAFDFDDLIGETVALLQRHPEVAEYYRRRFRHVLVDEYQDTNHAQYVLIRELVGSDGGTVAPSELCVVGDADQSIYAFRGATIRNIEEFERDFPDAETILLEQNYRSTQTILSAANAVIARNEGRREKRLWTDSGDGELIVGYVADSDRDEAAFIGKEIESLTDYSIGGSSSCSYGDVAVFYRTNTGSRPLEEVFVRHGIPYKVVGGTRFYERKEVRDVVAYLRVVANPEDTVSLRRIINTPRRGIGDRAQACVAVHSENLGISFYAALLDAAEGRVPLLNTRANKQIAAFVELIESLRAEHLEAFGVDDQGAVDATAEAGDIGDLVEAIVERTGYRGELAASNDPQDAARLDNLDELVSVAREFSLDAAQLAGRDGEQDEDPEGLREGEPEPGSLAAFLERVSLVADADQIPDEGEGVVTLMTLHTAKGLEFPVVFVTGWEDGHFPHMRALGDPAELSEERRLAYVGITRAKERLYVTRSLMRASWGQPVSNPESRFLQEIPQHLVDWRRTEPKRQARREWASTGGVFGDSPGRAQRGSSSWSPDPARRTSRSVVNYEVGDRNNHPKYGLGKVVSKEGSGPTERLVIDYGPGVGRMTFMAIGLPGDKL; this is encoded by the coding sequence AGCAGCGGGAAGCCGTTCTGCATGCGGGCGCGCCGCTGCTGATCGTCGCCGGTGCCGGTTCGGGCAAGACGTCGGTACTCACCCGGCGCATCGCGTACCTGCTGGCGGCACGCGATGTCACGCCCGGACAGGTGCTGGCCATCACTTTCACCAACAAGGCCGCCGCCGAGATGCGCGAGCGGGTGATCGACCTCGTCGGCCCGCGTGCCACGTACATGTGGGTCTCCACGTTCCACTCGACGTGCGTGCGGATTCTGCGGGCGCAGTCGTCGCTGCTGGCCCCCATCAACTCGAATTTCTCCATCTACGACGCCGACGATTCCAAACGGCTGCTCGGCATGATCATCGGCGACCTCAACCTCGACCCGAAGAAGTTCAGCCCGCGCGGGGTCGGGGCGGCGATCTCCAACTTCAAGAACGAGCTCATCTCGCCCGAGGACGCGATCGACGCCGCGCCCGACGACCAGCCCTCGGCCGCCGACATCGCCCGCATCTACGCCGAGTATCAGCGCAGGCTGCGTGCGGCCAACGCCTTCGACTTCGATGACCTGATCGGGGAGACGGTGGCCCTGTTGCAGCGCCATCCGGAGGTCGCCGAATACTATCGCCGCCGTTTCCGGCATGTGCTGGTCGACGAGTATCAGGACACCAACCACGCCCAGTACGTGCTGATCCGCGAACTCGTCGGCAGCGACGGGGGAACGGTCGCCCCGTCGGAGTTGTGCGTGGTCGGCGACGCCGACCAGTCGATCTATGCCTTCCGCGGTGCGACGATCCGCAACATCGAGGAGTTCGAGCGCGACTTCCCCGATGCCGAAACGATTCTGCTGGAACAGAATTACCGATCGACGCAGACCATCCTGTCGGCCGCCAACGCGGTCATCGCCCGCAACGAGGGGCGGCGCGAGAAGCGTTTGTGGACCGACTCGGGAGACGGTGAGCTGATCGTCGGCTACGTCGCCGACAGCGATCGGGACGAGGCCGCGTTCATCGGCAAGGAGATCGAGTCGCTCACCGACTACTCGATCGGCGGCTCCTCGAGTTGTTCGTACGGCGATGTCGCGGTCTTCTACCGCACCAACACCGGCTCCCGGCCGCTCGAAGAGGTCTTCGTGCGCCACGGCATTCCGTACAAGGTGGTCGGCGGCACCCGATTCTATGAGCGTAAAGAGGTGCGCGATGTGGTGGCCTACCTGCGGGTGGTGGCCAACCCCGAGGACACGGTGAGCCTGCGCCGCATCATCAACACCCCGCGCCGCGGTATCGGCGACCGTGCGCAGGCGTGTGTCGCGGTGCATTCGGAGAACCTGGGCATCTCCTTCTACGCGGCCCTGCTGGACGCGGCCGAGGGCCGGGTACCGCTGCTCAACACACGTGCGAACAAGCAGATCGCGGCGTTCGTCGAACTGATCGAGTCGTTGCGCGCCGAGCATCTGGAGGCGTTCGGCGTCGACGATCAGGGCGCCGTCGATGCGACCGCCGAGGCCGGTGACATCGGCGATCTCGTCGAGGCGATCGTCGAACGTACCGGATATCGCGGCGAACTCGCCGCCTCCAACGATCCGCAGGATGCGGCCCGACTGGACAACCTCGACGAACTGGTGTCGGTGGCCAGGGAGTTCAGCCTCGACGCGGCACAGCTGGCCGGGCGCGACGGCGAGCAGGACGAGGATCCCGAGGGCTTGCGCGAGGGCGAGCCCGAGCCGGGGTCGCTGGCGGCGTTCCTGGAGCGGGTGTCGCTGGTGGCCGATGCCGACCAGATCCCCGACGAGGGGGAGGGTGTGGTGACGCTCATGACGCTGCACACAGCGAAGGGGCTGGAGTTTCCGGTGGTGTTCGTGACCGGCTGGGAGGACGGGCATTTCCCGCATATGCGGGCTCTGGGCGATCCGGCCGAACTCAGCGAGGAACGCCGTCTGGCCTATGTCGGTATCACCCGGGCCAAAGAACGCCTGTACGTGACCCGGTCACTGATGCGCGCCTCCTGGGGTCAACCGGTGAGCAATCCGGAATCGCGCTTTCTGCAAGAGATCCCGCAGCATCTGGTTGACTGGCGGCGCACCGAACCGAAGCGGCAGGCGCGACGCGAGTGGGCGTCCACCGGTGGCGTGTTCGGGGATTCGCCGGGGCGAGCGCAGCGTGGTTCGTCCTCGTGGTCGCCCGACCCCGCCAGGCGTACGAGTCGTTCGGTGGTGAACTACGAGGTCGGTGACCGCAACAATCACCCGAAGTACGGTCTGGGCAAGGTTGTTTCCAAGGAGGGCAGCGGGCCCACCGAACGGTTGGTCATCGACTACGGCCCGGGGGTCGGCCGGATGACATTCATGGCGATCGGGCTGCCCGGCGACAAACTCTGA
- a CDS encoding nitroreductase family protein, which produces MSELLPLNPDELLTGTRSVRKRLDLSRPVPLEIVRESLEVALQAPTGSNSQTWHWIVVTDPEKKRKIADLYRASFAPYIAMQNEAAEKRGDETGKRVAASASYLAEILHEVPVLVIGAIFVGKGGLPTGNQAGVWGSLLPGAWSLQLALRARGLGSAWTTLHLAYEREVAEILGIPDTVAQGVLLPVAYYTGNTFKPAPRKPLDEVLHVDGW; this is translated from the coding sequence ATGTCCGAGCTTTTGCCGCTGAACCCGGACGAACTGCTGACCGGTACCCGGTCGGTGCGCAAACGACTCGACCTGTCCCGGCCCGTGCCGTTGGAGATCGTCCGGGAGTCGCTTGAGGTGGCTCTGCAGGCGCCCACCGGCAGCAACAGTCAGACCTGGCACTGGATCGTCGTCACCGATCCGGAGAAGAAGCGCAAGATCGCCGACCTGTACCGCGCCTCGTTCGCGCCCTACATCGCGATGCAGAACGAGGCCGCCGAGAAGCGTGGTGATGAGACCGGCAAACGTGTGGCCGCCAGCGCGAGCTACCTGGCCGAGATTCTGCACGAAGTGCCGGTGCTGGTGATCGGCGCGATCTTCGTGGGCAAGGGCGGACTGCCCACCGGCAATCAGGCCGGGGTGTGGGGATCGCTGCTGCCCGGTGCTTGGAGCCTGCAACTCGCGCTGCGGGCGCGCGGCCTCGGTTCGGCGTGGACGACGCTGCACCTGGCCTACGAGCGGGAGGTCGCCGAGATCCTCGGCATCCCCGACACCGTCGCGCAGGGTGTCCTGTTGCCGGTGGCGTATTACACCGGCAACACCTTCAAGCCCGCGCCGCGCAAACCGCTCGACGAGGTCCTGCACGTCGACGGTTGGTGA
- a CDS encoding M23 family metallopeptidase: protein MDDLAGRRFRVDPTATDPTGSAATDLIDGYDFDEAMTTIIPIDDLRAAADTETGWKSSDRRRYGPRQHDPGQHDAGQYDPGQYDDYRPTSSEVTQDIFLPEAEFVDDEPTDPSDVTGAHLDNYSLESSGEIRLPRTTVDKPFRTNTGNTRRDRGRHRIAAPPTALKGGRAALFAMAAGAAVAAVSQSGSASTDAPAPANAASVSGPAITTTLPDLGPGVAAAAPTADLGVFTDQLALGEARAAEQARREALARRPMFESPLPLGAYQLTSAYANRWGSFHGGIDLAAPLGTPIHAVTDGVIKEAGPASGYGNWVQLEADDGTITMYGHMSSSGVLVHAGQRVTAGDVIALVGNEGFSTGPHVHFEVWKNGTTKIDPAPWLARHGVQLANYTG from the coding sequence GTGGACGACTTGGCAGGACGCAGGTTCCGAGTCGACCCGACAGCCACGGACCCGACGGGTTCGGCAGCGACCGATCTGATCGACGGTTACGACTTCGACGAGGCCATGACCACGATCATCCCGATTGATGATCTGCGGGCAGCGGCGGACACCGAGACGGGCTGGAAATCCTCAGACCGCCGGAGGTACGGCCCCAGACAGCACGACCCCGGACAGCACGACGCCGGACAGTACGACCCCGGACAGTACGACGACTACCGTCCGACCAGCTCCGAGGTCACCCAGGACATCTTCCTGCCGGAAGCCGAGTTCGTCGACGACGAGCCCACCGACCCGTCCGATGTCACCGGCGCCCACCTCGACAACTACAGTCTCGAAAGCAGCGGCGAGATCCGGCTGCCGCGCACGACCGTCGACAAGCCGTTCCGCACCAACACCGGCAACACCCGCCGCGACCGCGGACGCCATCGCATCGCCGCACCGCCCACCGCGCTCAAGGGCGGTCGCGCCGCACTGTTCGCGATGGCCGCCGGTGCCGCGGTCGCCGCCGTCTCCCAGTCGGGCTCGGCCTCCACCGACGCCCCCGCCCCGGCCAACGCCGCCAGCGTCTCCGGCCCGGCGATCACCACCACCCTTCCCGACCTCGGCCCCGGCGTGGCCGCCGCCGCACCCACCGCCGATCTCGGCGTCTTCACCGACCAACTCGCCCTCGGTGAGGCCCGCGCCGCCGAACAGGCCCGGCGCGAGGCACTGGCCCGTCGCCCGATGTTCGAGTCGCCACTCCCCCTCGGCGCCTACCAACTCACCTCCGCCTACGCCAACCGCTGGGGCAGCTTCCACGGCGGCATCGACCTGGCCGCACCGCTCGGCACCCCGATCCACGCGGTCACCGACGGTGTCATCAAGGAGGCCGGCCCGGCCTCCGGCTACGGCAACTGGGTGCAGTTGGAGGCCGACGACGGCACCATCACGATGTACGGACACATGTCCTCCTCGGGCGTTCTGGTTCACGCGGGCCAGCGGGTCACCGCCGGCGATGTCATCGCCCTGGTCGGCAACGAAGGCTTCTCCACCGGACCGCACGTGCACTTCGAGGTCTGGAAGAACGGCACCACCAAGATCGACCCGGCCCCGTGGCTCGCCCGCCACGGCGTCCAGCTGGCCAACTACACCGGCTAG
- a CDS encoding DUF3558 family protein, translating to MTTRVDSWIWAIRLTKTRSAAGAACRAGHVRVNSATAKPSTAVAVGDEVRVRLGGRERVVEVTRLISKRVSAPMAGECYIDNSPPPPPRELAGAVPQRDRGTGRPTKRDRRDLEKLRMRSGFLVASAALLLALATGCSGDDDNGSDDPARTTAAAAPGPFFGPCGGVTVDDVSRITGFAGLTQTVNNTSACEWDASADRTGKVASFNWYRGSPIGREEANVKLSRATAKNIEINGHKGFIGYDQTQGICEIGIGFGGDFFEWSVSAAERGSTVATLPPIDTVCDSARQLAGLVIERAS from the coding sequence ATGACGACGCGCGTCGACAGTTGGATCTGGGCGATCCGTCTCACCAAGACCAGGTCGGCGGCGGGTGCCGCCTGCCGGGCCGGTCATGTGCGGGTCAACTCGGCCACCGCCAAACCCTCCACCGCGGTCGCCGTCGGCGACGAGGTCCGGGTGCGGCTGGGCGGGCGGGAACGTGTCGTCGAGGTCACCCGGCTCATCAGTAAGCGGGTGTCGGCGCCGATGGCCGGCGAATGCTACATCGACAACAGCCCGCCCCCGCCGCCTCGAGAACTCGCCGGCGCCGTCCCGCAGCGTGATCGCGGAACGGGCAGACCCACCAAGCGCGACCGACGTGACCTGGAAAAGCTGCGGATGCGGTCCGGGTTCCTGGTGGCTTCGGCAGCATTGCTGCTGGCCCTGGCGACAGGATGTTCCGGTGACGACGACAACGGCTCCGACGATCCCGCACGGACGACGGCGGCAGCGGCCCCCGGCCCGTTCTTCGGGCCCTGCGGCGGCGTCACCGTCGACGACGTCTCCCGCATCACCGGATTCGCGGGCCTGACACAGACGGTCAACAACACCTCCGCCTGCGAATGGGACGCCAGTGCGGACCGCACCGGAAAGGTGGCCTCGTTCAACTGGTATCGGGGGTCACCGATCGGCCGTGAGGAGGCCAACGTCAAACTGTCCCGCGCCACGGCCAAGAACATCGAGATCAACGGTCACAAGGGCTTCATCGGCTACGACCAGACGCAGGGCATCTGCGAGATCGGTATCGGATTCGGCGGTGACTTCTTCGAATGGTCGGTCAGTGCGGCCGAACGAGGATCCACCGT
- the sucD gene encoding succinate--CoA ligase subunit alpha, whose amino-acid sequence MSIFLNKDNKVIVQGITGGEGTKHTALMLKAGTNVVGGVNARKAGTTVSHVDADGNAVELPVFGSVAEAIEKTGADTSIAFVPPAFSKDAIIEAIDAEIPLLVVITEGIPVQDSAYAWAYNLDKGAKTRIIGPNCPGIITPGEALVGITPNNITGKGPIGLVSKSGTLTYQMMYELRDLGFSTAIGIGGDPVIGTTHIDAIEAFEKDPETKLIVMIGEIGGDAEERAADYIKANVSKPVVGYVAGFTAPEGKTMGHAGAIVSGSSGTAQAKKEALEAAGVKVGKTPSETARLARELFEAL is encoded by the coding sequence ATGTCGATTTTTCTGAACAAAGACAACAAGGTCATCGTCCAGGGCATCACCGGTGGTGAGGGCACCAAGCACACCGCACTCATGCTCAAGGCCGGCACCAATGTCGTCGGCGGCGTCAACGCGCGCAAGGCGGGCACCACCGTCAGCCACGTCGACGCCGACGGCAACGCCGTGGAACTGCCGGTGTTCGGGAGTGTCGCCGAGGCCATCGAGAAGACCGGTGCCGACACCTCGATCGCGTTCGTGCCCCCGGCCTTCTCCAAGGACGCCATCATCGAGGCCATCGACGCGGAGATCCCGCTGCTCGTGGTCATCACCGAGGGCATCCCGGTGCAGGACTCGGCCTATGCGTGGGCCTACAACCTGGACAAGGGCGCCAAGACCCGGATCATCGGCCCCAACTGCCCCGGCATCATCACCCCGGGTGAGGCGCTGGTGGGCATCACGCCCAACAACATCACCGGCAAGGGCCCGATCGGCCTGGTGTCCAAGTCGGGCACGCTGACCTACCAGATGATGTACGAGCTGCGTGACCTCGGCTTCTCCACCGCCATCGGCATCGGCGGCGACCCGGTCATCGGCACCACCCACATCGACGCCATCGAGGCGTTCGAGAAGGATCCCGAGACCAAGCTGATCGTCATGATCGGTGAGATCGGCGGCGATGCCGAGGAGCGGGCGGCCGACTACATCAAGGCCAACGTGTCCAAGCCGGTCGTCGGCTACGTCGCGGGCTTCACCGCGCCGGAAGGCAAGACGATGGGCCACGCCGGCGCCATCGTGTCGGGCAGCTCGGGCACCGCCCAGGCCAAGAAGGAAGCCCTCGAGGCCGCCGGGGTCAAGGTCGGCAAGACGCCGAGCGAGACCGCGCGCCTGGCCCGCGAGTTGTTCGAAGCGCTCTAA
- the sucC gene encoding ADP-forming succinate--CoA ligase subunit beta, whose translation MDLFEYQAKELFAKHGVPTSAGRVTDTAADARAIAEEIGKPVMVKAQVKVGGRGKAGGVKYAATPDDAQTHADNILGLDIKGHIVKKLLVAEASDIAEEYYISFLLDRANRTYLAMCSVEGGMEIEEVAATKPERLAKVPVDAVKGVDVATARSIAEQGHLPAEVLDAAAVTIAKLWEVFVKEDATLVEVNPLVRTPDDQILALDGKVTLDGNADFRQPGHAEFEDKEATDPLELKAKQHDLNYVKLDGQVGIIGNGAGLVMSTLDVVAYAGENHGGVKPANFLDIGGGASAEVMAAGLDVILGDSQVKSVFVNVFGGITACDAVANGIVGALDKLGDTASKPLVVRLDGNKVEEGRKILADANHPLVTLAETMDAGADKAAELASK comes from the coding sequence ATGGATCTCTTCGAATACCAGGCGAAGGAACTGTTCGCCAAGCACGGGGTACCCACCTCCGCTGGACGTGTGACCGATACCGCCGCAGACGCGCGGGCGATTGCCGAGGAAATCGGCAAGCCCGTGATGGTCAAGGCGCAGGTCAAGGTCGGTGGACGTGGCAAGGCAGGCGGCGTCAAATACGCCGCGACCCCGGATGACGCGCAGACCCACGCCGACAACATCCTTGGCCTCGACATCAAGGGCCATATTGTCAAGAAGTTGCTGGTCGCCGAGGCCAGCGACATCGCCGAGGAGTACTACATCTCCTTCCTGCTCGATCGCGCCAACCGCACCTATCTGGCCATGTGCTCGGTCGAAGGCGGCATGGAGATCGAAGAGGTCGCCGCGACCAAGCCCGAACGGCTGGCCAAGGTTCCCGTCGACGCCGTCAAGGGTGTCGACGTCGCCACCGCCCGCTCCATCGCCGAGCAGGGCCACCTGCCCGCCGAGGTGCTCGACGCGGCGGCGGTCACCATCGCCAAGCTGTGGGAGGTCTTCGTCAAGGAAGACGCCACCCTGGTCGAGGTGAACCCGCTCGTGCGTACGCCCGACGATCAGATCCTTGCCCTCGACGGCAAGGTCACCCTCGACGGCAACGCCGACTTCCGGCAGCCCGGCCACGCTGAGTTCGAGGACAAGGAAGCCACCGACCCGCTGGAACTCAAGGCCAAGCAGCACGACCTGAACTACGTCAAGCTCGACGGCCAGGTCGGCATCATCGGCAACGGCGCGGGTCTGGTCATGTCGACCCTCGACGTCGTCGCCTATGCCGGCGAGAACCACGGCGGAGTCAAGCCCGCCAACTTCCTCGACATCGGTGGTGGCGCCTCGGCCGAGGTCATGGCCGCCGGCCTCGACGTCATCCTCGGTGACTCGCAGGTCAAGAGCGTGTTCGTCAACGTCTTCGGCGGCATCACCGCCTGTGACGCGGTCGCCAACGGTATCGTCGGCGCACTCGACAAGCTCGGTGACACCGCCAGCAAGCCACTGGTCGTTCGTCTGGACGGCAACAAGGTCGAAGAAGGCCGCAAGATCCTCGCCGATGCGAACCACCCGCTGGTGACGCTGGCCGAGACCATGGACGCCGGCGCCGACAAGGCCGCCGAACTGGCGAGCAAGTAA
- a CDS encoding TetR/AcrR family transcriptional regulator — translation MTTDQVNEPGAERPMTRRGRAKAARRAGLLEAAAEQISAKGFTAVRLEDIAAAAGISGPGMYRHFSSKSELLDELLIDISRRLYEGGEQVVARCGVAQADPAATMRALIEFHIDVLVTKPDLIAVQDRDLSSLSAAANHEVRSLQRRYVERWVDVLVGVGRAQDGTPIDRDEARVRVHAVFGLLNSSPRLPDHPRDRLRRLLVSMAGSALLAPPGNAL, via the coding sequence ATGACGACAGATCAGGTGAACGAGCCGGGCGCTGAGCGTCCGATGACCCGGCGCGGTCGGGCGAAGGCGGCACGTCGGGCCGGGTTGCTGGAGGCAGCGGCCGAACAGATCTCCGCGAAGGGCTTCACGGCCGTCCGGCTTGAGGACATCGCGGCCGCGGCCGGGATCAGCGGGCCGGGCATGTACCGGCACTTCTCGTCCAAATCCGAGTTGCTCGACGAGCTGCTCATCGACATCAGCCGGCGGTTGTATGAGGGCGGGGAGCAGGTGGTGGCCCGGTGCGGGGTCGCGCAGGCGGATCCGGCCGCGACGATGCGGGCGCTCATCGAGTTCCACATCGACGTCCTGGTCACCAAACCCGACCTGATCGCGGTGCAGGACCGTGACCTGTCCTCGCTCAGCGCCGCCGCCAATCACGAGGTTCGTTCGCTGCAGCGCCGGTACGTGGAACGGTGGGTGGACGTGCTGGTAGGCGTCGGCCGGGCGCAGGACGGGACGCCGATCGATCGGGACGAGGCCCGAGTCCGTGTACACGCGGTGTTCGGTCTGCTCAACTCCTCGCCCCGGCTTCCCGACCATCCGCGCGACCGGTTGCGCCGGTTGTTGGTGTCGATGGCCGGCTCGGCGTTGCTCGCACCTCCCGGAAATGCGCTCTGA